The genomic segment CTGTAATGAGCTAGCCTGGGTGGGACCCAGCAGCTGTGTAGCCCTCTGTCCGAGCTGCAGCCCCTACAGCCCCTGCCTGTCCCCATCAGACTCTTTCCTGCACTCTGGGGGTGACACGAGGGACACACCTCCATAAGGCCAAcactctgcctctccctgccacccacctgGCTCCTGTGCAGTTGGCTGAGGCACCCTGTGCTGACAACTGTCCAGGAGTGACCCTTCCTTCCCCGCCAGAGTGTTGTGCAGACCCCAGGCCCAGGAGGGACCTCCCTCGCTCCAGGAAAACGTCCAGTGAGCCCTCCACCTGCAGCTTCCCTATGGTCTCTGCCTTCCTGGAGGCGGTGGCGGGGTGCTGGTAGGAGTTCTCATCGCTGTCTGGGCCCTGTGAGCCCTGGCTGAGGCCCAGCAGGGTCGGGCAGTGGCGGAGGAAGTTGGGGCTGGAGAAGCAGTAGAGTACGGGGTCCAGGACGCTGTTGAGGTAGGTGAACGCCAGGGAGCTGTGGCAGAGCTGTGAGCAGATGTCCAGGGTGGAGCAGGCATGCAGGTGGAAGGCCACGATGGATGCCATGCCAGAGATGATGCTGGGCAAGAAGCAGATGGTGTAGACGGCCACCATAGCTGCCAGCACGTGCTCCGCCCTCTGGGGGCCTGCCTGCCCGCCCAGGCCACGGCGCTGGAGGGTCAGCCCGATGCTCACGACGGCGAAGAGGATGAGAGCCAGCGGCAGGAAGAACTCCAGCAAGTACAGCGCTTGGTGCCAGTGGATCGAGGCCGAGGAGTGTGTGCCCAGCTGGCAACTGAGGCAAGACTGGCTGGGAAAGGCGATCAGGAACACGTGCCCATTGAGGAGCAGGATGCTCCCCCAAAGACCCCCAGCCACCCAGGCGGCTGCCTGCACTGAGGCCCGGCTCATCGCATGGTGGGTCCGCACCACCTTCAGGTAGCTGTTGAGCGCGATGGCCGTGAGGAAGACCACGCTGGCCGTGTGGTTGGTGGACAGCATGAAGAGGTTGACCCTGCGGGTGGTGTCCCCAAAGTGCCAGGTCTCGCGGCGGAGGGGCAGGTTGGCGATCAGGAGAAAGTCAGCGAAGACCAGGCTGCCCAGGAACACCACGTTGGACGACCAGGGCCACGTGCAGATGCAGAAGATGAAGAAGGCCAAGCTGTTCCCCACCAGGCCCAGGACGAACTCCACACCCAGGACTGGCGCCAGGAACGCAGGCAGCTTGGGGGaagaggctgggaggcagggggctggTGACCCCAGTGCAGTGGTGAGGgcggagggagagaagaagggagagggagggagggaggaagggagagtggagggagtcagagaaggaaggggagagggagggctcCGGTTCCGAAATTGCATGTGCTGCATGGGCCGTGGACCCGGAGAAGTTTGCAATCTTTCTCCCACTGCGTGAGTGCTCATGGGTGGGTGCTGTCTGTCTGCTGGCCCTCAGTGACTCAGTGTCCTGGGGTTTTCACCAGCATCCTGGAAGCCACTGAGAAACAGCCAGTGTTCCTGTTTGCTAGCAAAGGGGAACCCTgcagcctgccctccctccctcccctacccacacTGAGTGATGGTCCCTCCCCCAGGTCTCTGATCCCACACTGGAGGGGGCCATCTGTGTTtcccagggaagaggaggaagcagggcCCAGCGGGGGTGAggtggaggcccagagagacccTGAAGCTGGAGGAGGGCCCGAGGGGGGAGAGCTGGGGGAGCGTGTATGCAGCTCTGAGTGGTCAGACATCTTGCTGAAGGAAGCCAGTCCTGGCAACCCACAGCTCCCAGCGTCATGCAGGCCGCCCTGgccaacccccaccctccatcGCGCCTACAGACTGGGGGGCCAGCAGGACTGCGTtctgggagaaggaggtgggcagTCCCGTCTACGCCTGACTGTGCGCATGGCCTGCGGGGTCAGTCTGTTTGCGCTCTGCCAGCTGCTGTAGTTACGCCCAGACTCCTGATGGTTCCCAAGTTTGTGATGGTCTCAATTCCGTGTACATGATGAAATACTTCCCACAGAGAGAGGGTTCCCTTGCCAACTTCTACTGCCATGATCTGGGGACCCAGGGGCTTCTCCCCGGAATGGAACAATGCTGAGAATCCTGTAATTTCCTTGTCCACTGTGTACcactctccacctccacccagcattCGCTGAAGCgaggggagtgggaggctggGGCTAGCTTTGGACCAGGTACAAGTCCTGCTCTCCCTCTGTGTGGTGTTCTCATACAGCCTTGTGGCCAGGcctgaagacagagagagggccTGCGGCTCCTGATGACCTGGGACAGCACCCAGGAAGGCTGTGGTTCCAGGACCCAACACCCACTCTTGTCAGCTGACTGTGGTGAGCAGTGTGCCATGTGCTGCCAGCTCTGCCTAGGCCTCTGGTTTTAGGCAGAGTGGCCGCTGACTCCTGTCCCTCAgatgcccctgccctgggcccctgtcTGGCTAAGGCTGAGGGCAGACAGACTGCAAATACAGGGTGCAGAGTGGTGAGACCCCTAGCCTGAGCTTTGAATGCAGACAGGCCTCGTGGGGACACAGAGCTGCCTGCTTTCCAAACCTGTCTcagcctcatctgtaaagtggggagcTATCCCCTTGCTGgagggttgtgaggattaaatgagataatgtatataaaaactTCTAGGGAATTCCCTGGCATAGGACTAGTGTTTCAGAGAaacatctaatttttattattttctgtcttgGGTTAGGCACTAGGGACAAACCCCCTCTTCTCGTGGCCACCTGAACCCTGCCGGGGGCCTCCCTGGGACATTGCCGCGTTGTCTCAGCTTCTGCACAGAGCCGGacgtggctgcagccccagcacacaccaggCCTCTGCCCTCACTGCCTTGGACTGTTTGCAAGTTTGGGGGAGGCTGGCAgtgttttttctttgcattcagGAGAGGAAAGCCCTTAGGAGGAGAGAGGTGCGTGAAGCAGACATCCCTCGGGGCCAGAAGCCTCTTCTGCAAAGTCAGGCTCTGCTCTGCTCGTTGGTGGAGTGTATGAAAGCAGTGAGCTGCCGGGCCACGGTGGAGAAGGCAGGGTTCAGGCTCCAAGTTTTCCAGAGGAAACGTTGACTCTAACCAGGAACCTGTTCCGTCTACATCCAGCTTCAGCCACCCCTGCTTGCCCCTCATCGACTGCTCGTTGAAGTCCCAGGATCCGAAGTGCAGATGCCCCACTACATGTTCCGTGCCCCATTTCCACCCACTGCTGCTTCTGGGGCTTCCAGCACTCCGGTCCCAGACCTTGCCCAGGAGCCCTCTGAGTGTGAGGATGGGGTGCCTCACCCCACAAGGCGAGCATGGGGGGCGGCCAGACACCCCTCCGCATGGCCAGCCTCCTCACGCAGCTTCAAGCCCCCTCACGGCCCCTCACGACCTTCATGTATTAACACTGCTTAACTCTGGGTGGGGGCTTCAGGGGTTTtgtgtatttctgtgttttctatgGATCCAATTAGCGGAAATCACCCCTGCTGTTGGGAGAGAAAACCTaacatgctattttttaaaattatgtaaagatAACACatgggaaagaggcagagagatgaCGCCCGCTGTGCCCCCAGGACAACCATGCCTGCATGGGTCGGGCCACATGTACAGTGATGACGGCCCATCCGCAAGCAGGGACACCCCCTGACAGACCCTCCCCATGCCCAGATAGCGGGGTCAGCCATGGACCACAGCCTGTGTCCTTGTAGAACCATGGGCGCTCGTCCACCAGGAAGCCTTTATTGAGGGCCTTCTTGGTGGCAGACAAGTGCTGGACTGAGCCTGTGGGGACAGTGGGACGGACAGGCAGCCCCGCCTCGGGGACACACCAGCTGGCGGAACCGTTCGAGGCAAAGGGCTGAGGGTtgtgagaggagaaggggagcGGCTGGCCCTGCAGGAGCCTGGCGACAGTGGACGGGAGGAGAATGGATGACAACCACGTCCGGGGCCCAGCAGGGGTGTTGAGTTTCTTAGCAGCAGTACACCTAGAAGCAGCGGGGGCTGGGAAAGTAGTCGTTGGGCAGGGGTGGCGCTGTGGCTGCTTTGAGATAATCACCCTAGGGGCCTCTTGCGGGCGGGGTCCTGGGTCACTGCCAGGGCCACAGAACCTTGCCCTCGCTCCCAGGCATACCTGTGGAGACAGGTCGGCAGGGGTCAGGCAAGGCTGGGCCCTAAGGATTCCAGGGAGAGAAGGGCAGTCCCACAGTAGAGGGCAAGGGCTCCTCGAGGACTCACTCAGTCCCGGCTGGCACTAGGAGGCTTTCATCAGGGGTCAGGCTCAGGCGCTGTCCACCCAAGGTCACCGTGGAGGAGCCCTTctggaggagaagaggaggagaaatgaATGGGGGCTATCAGGCCTCAGTGCCCATCTGGGAGTCCTGAGGCAGCCTTGGCAGGAGGCCCTGGGGGCCGATCTGGAGTATGGGAGCGCCAGGCCCGGGAGCAGCCTGATTTCCCAAGGTCAGGAGGTTGTGCCAC from the Desmodus rotundus isolate HL8 chromosome 5, HLdesRot8A.1, whole genome shotgun sequence genome contains:
- the OXER1 gene encoding oxoeicosanoid receptor 1 — translated: MSTHAVGERLQTSPGPRPMQHMQFRNRSPPSPLPSLTPSTLPSSLPPSPFFSPSALTTALGSPAPCLPASSPKLPAFLAPVLGVEFVLGLVGNSLAFFIFCICTWPWSSNVVFLGSLVFADFLLIANLPLRRETWHFGDTTRRVNLFMLSTNHTASVVFLTAIALNSYLKVVRTHHAMSRASVQAAAWVAGGLWGSILLLNGHVFLIAFPSQSCLSCQLGTHSSASIHWHQALYLLEFFLPLALILFAVVSIGLTLQRRGLGGQAGPQRAEHVLAAMVAVYTICFLPSIISGMASIVAFHLHACSTLDICSQLCHSSLAFTYLNSVLDPVLYCFSSPNFLRHCPTLLGLSQGSQGPDSDENSYQHPATASRKAETIGKLQVEGSLDVFLERGRSLLGLGSAQHSGGEGRVTPGQLSAQGASANCTGARWVAGRGRVLALWRCVPRVTPRVQERV